In Chamaesiphon minutus PCC 6605, a genomic segment contains:
- the mgtA gene encoding magnesium-translocating P-type ATPase — protein sequence MENIINPQNFPFWSLSTDRVLQQKHSTIAGLNRQDAQQRLSKYGANSLKQTHKSSDLMLLFAQFKSPIILILIFAAILSIFLKDALDAIIILTIVFISGLLGFWQERGASNAVEKLLTLVQVKATVLRDSQSQDIPNQEVVPGDIVLLSAGKNIPGDCLVLESKDLSVNEAALTGETYPVDKLTGVLPAETGLSQRTNVLYMGTNVISGTATAIVVHTGKETEFGKVSERLKLKPSETEFERGLSKFGYFLMEVTLILVVLIFAANVYLRRPVLESFMFSLALAVGLTPQLLPAIVSVNLARGAQTMAKKRVIVKRLPAIENFGSMNVFCTDKTGTLTEGEVKIHAAVDVEGKDSDRVLLYAYLNAAAESGYVNPIDTAIRAHKKFGISSYQKLDEVPYDFNRKRLSILFKHESKQLIIAKGALKNILDVCSTVETAEGKTIDITDQRQKLHQQAEDLGSQGFRALGVAYRDLDRDSFSKDDERNMTFLGYLALFDPPKAGIADTLKELQELGITPKMITGDSKAVAMSIIKQVGLPEPQVLTGSELSKLSDEALRFRVQSTNVFAEIEPNQKERIVIALKKAGNVVGYLGDGINDASALHAADVGISVESAVDVAKEAADIVLMEKDLNVLVAGVKEGRITFANTLKYVFMATSANFGNMFSMAGISLFLPFLPLLPSQILLTNLLTDFPELTIATDRVDRELVTKPRRMDIKFIRNFMIVFGLLSSIFDYLTFGALLLLLKAQPQQFRTGWFLESVISASLVVLVVRTRQSILNSKPGKYLLAATLATIGATIIIPWTPLATLLGFQPLPLSFVLALGAIVATYVVTADLVKKIFYQHVKF from the coding sequence ATGGAGAACATAATAAATCCTCAAAATTTTCCGTTTTGGAGTTTGTCTACAGATCGAGTGCTTCAGCAGAAGCACTCTACGATCGCTGGGTTAAACCGTCAAGATGCACAACAACGCCTGAGTAAATACGGGGCAAATAGCCTCAAACAAACACACAAATCGAGCGATTTGATGCTATTGTTCGCTCAGTTCAAGAGTCCGATTATCTTGATTCTAATTTTTGCTGCAATCTTATCAATTTTCCTTAAAGATGCCCTAGATGCGATTATCATTCTGACGATCGTATTTATCAGTGGGCTATTAGGATTTTGGCAAGAGCGCGGAGCCTCGAATGCTGTAGAAAAGTTATTAACATTAGTGCAAGTTAAAGCCACGGTATTGAGGGATAGTCAATCTCAGGACATCCCTAATCAAGAGGTGGTACCTGGGGATATTGTATTGCTGTCAGCGGGTAAAAATATTCCAGGTGACTGTCTAGTTCTGGAGTCAAAAGATCTCTCAGTCAATGAAGCAGCACTAACTGGAGAAACCTATCCAGTTGATAAGCTCACTGGCGTATTGCCTGCGGAAACTGGACTCAGCCAACGCACCAATGTCCTCTATATGGGCACCAACGTAATCAGTGGCACGGCGACAGCAATTGTCGTGCATACTGGCAAAGAAACTGAATTTGGTAAAGTATCGGAACGTCTCAAACTCAAGCCTTCCGAAACAGAATTTGAACGGGGACTGAGCAAATTTGGCTACTTTTTGATGGAAGTAACCTTAATTTTGGTGGTGCTAATTTTTGCCGCCAACGTCTACCTCCGCCGTCCGGTGCTGGAATCTTTTATGTTTTCGCTGGCACTGGCGGTCGGTTTGACTCCCCAACTGCTACCTGCGATCGTCAGTGTTAATTTAGCTCGTGGTGCTCAGACAATGGCGAAAAAACGGGTAATTGTCAAACGATTACCTGCGATCGAAAACTTTGGCAGTATGAACGTGTTTTGCACTGATAAGACAGGGACACTGACGGAAGGAGAGGTGAAAATTCACGCTGCGGTGGATGTGGAGGGCAAAGACAGCGACCGAGTTCTCCTTTATGCTTATCTAAATGCCGCAGCAGAATCGGGTTATGTAAATCCGATCGACACAGCAATTCGCGCACATAAAAAGTTCGGTATTTCTAGCTATCAAAAGTTAGATGAAGTGCCCTATGACTTTAACCGTAAACGTCTAAGTATTTTGTTTAAACACGAAAGTAAGCAGCTAATTATCGCTAAAGGCGCACTTAAAAACATTCTGGATGTTTGCTCGACTGTTGAGACTGCTGAGGGGAAAACGATTGATATTACCGACCAACGCCAAAAACTTCACCAACAGGCTGAAGATCTCGGCAGTCAGGGATTTAGAGCTTTGGGTGTGGCTTATCGGGATTTAGATCGAGATTCATTCAGCAAAGATGATGAGAGGAACATGACATTTCTGGGCTACCTGGCTCTGTTCGATCCGCCCAAAGCTGGCATTGCTGATACCCTCAAAGAGTTACAAGAACTGGGAATCACCCCAAAGATGATTACTGGAGACAGCAAAGCAGTGGCAATGAGTATTATCAAGCAAGTTGGATTGCCCGAACCACAGGTTTTAACAGGCTCTGAACTGAGCAAACTCAGCGATGAAGCCTTGAGGTTTCGAGTCCAATCTACAAATGTTTTTGCGGAGATCGAGCCAAATCAAAAAGAGCGGATCGTAATTGCCCTCAAAAAGGCGGGAAATGTGGTTGGCTATCTGGGAGATGGCATTAACGATGCCTCTGCACTTCATGCTGCTGATGTGGGAATCTCAGTCGAGAGTGCGGTTGATGTCGCCAAGGAAGCCGCTGATATCGTATTGATGGAAAAAGATTTGAATGTCCTCGTAGCAGGAGTAAAGGAAGGACGCATTACCTTTGCCAACACTTTAAAATATGTATTTATGGCGACTAGTGCCAATTTTGGCAATATGTTCAGCATGGCGGGTATTTCGCTGTTTCTGCCTTTTCTACCATTGCTACCCAGTCAGATTTTGCTAACGAACCTACTCACCGATTTCCCTGAATTGACGATCGCGACCGATCGAGTCGATCGAGAATTAGTGACCAAACCCCGTCGCATGGATATCAAGTTTATTCGCAATTTTATGATTGTGTTCGGGTTGCTAAGTTCTATATTTGATTACCTCACTTTTGGAGCACTATTATTATTGCTAAAAGCTCAACCGCAACAGTTTAGAACGGGTTGGTTTTTGGAGTCGGTTATCTCCGCTTCATTGGTGGTACTAGTCGTTCGCACCCGTCAATCCATTCTCAATAGTAAACCAGGAAAATACCTATTAGCAGCAACGCTAGCAACCATCGGAGCGACCATCATCATTCCCTGGACACCTTTAGCTACCCTGCTCGGATTTCAACCGTTACCGTTGAGTTTTGTGCTGGCGTTGGGAGCGATCGTTGCAACTTACGTTGTGACAGCAGATCTCGTCAAAAAAATCTTTTATCAACACGTAAAGTTTTGA
- a CDS encoding cation-translocating P-type ATPase, which yields MVSPIVRRESTQHEIDPVAGLSERDAIAKIDRDGYNELPSAPSHNLVLMAWSMVRDPIFLLLVGGGIIYWILGDLQEALILLGFVVLMMGISLYQEGKTEHALEALRDLSSPRALVIRDGQRKRIPGREVVRDDILVLAEGDRVPADAIVLSCTNLSTDESLLTGESLPVRKIAAVGDVEMARPGGDELPFVYSGTLVVQGQGIVKVRSIGSQTEMGKIGNALQKVQPEVTPLQREMNRLVNRLFGIALSLCVAIVVIYGATTGNWLKGVLAGITLAMAILPNEFPVVVTIFLVLGAWRISQNHVLTRRTSAVETVGSATVLCVDKTGTLTLNQMAVQQLFAYNHAENPQPYDLALHSQMPLPEAVHALVEFCILASQRDPFDPMEKAFKELGDRSLANTEHLHNNWTLLREYPLSPDLLAMSHVWRSADDKQYEIATKGAPEAIANLCHFTPQQQKILTVQVSEMATQGLRVLGVAKASLLDAPQPFLPPHPVLTPEHLPDKQHDFPFQFLGLVGLSDPVRPTVAAAIQECHTAGIRVVMITGDYPETAQTIARQVGLQTGDTITGAELDGMSETELQQRIENTSIFARAVPEQKLRIVNALKDKGEVVAMTGDGVNDAPALKAAQIGIAMGQRGTDVARESAALVLLDDDFSSIVQAVKLGRRIFDNLRKAMSYLLAIHIPIAGISLIPVLFKLPLVLLPIHVAFLHLIIDPACSIVLEAEPAEANVMKRPPRNPKEPLFGRKTLGLALLQGGGIFVIILTVFAIATYRKQGELDIRALTFTTLMLANLGLILSEGSTSRLSLQILKSPNPALWWVIGGGVFFLAIVLYIPFVRDLFSFSFLHPIDLAISLLGGVISLLWFELLKQTSKTRL from the coding sequence ATGGTTTCTCCAATCGTTCGGCGAGAATCTACACAGCATGAGATCGATCCCGTGGCTGGCTTATCCGAGCGAGATGCAATCGCTAAGATCGATCGCGACGGCTACAATGAACTCCCCTCAGCTCCGTCTCACAATCTTGTATTGATGGCTTGGAGCATGGTTCGAGATCCGATCTTTCTATTGCTCGTCGGCGGTGGTATCATCTATTGGATTTTAGGCGATCTCCAAGAAGCTTTGATTTTATTGGGTTTCGTCGTCTTGATGATGGGGATTAGCCTGTACCAAGAAGGTAAAACCGAACACGCTCTAGAAGCCTTGCGAGATCTTTCCAGTCCTCGCGCCTTGGTGATTCGAGATGGACAACGCAAACGGATTCCGGGGCGAGAAGTGGTGCGGGACGATATCTTAGTGCTGGCAGAAGGGGACAGAGTACCTGCGGATGCGATCGTTCTATCTTGCACCAATCTTTCAACTGATGAATCATTATTGACTGGAGAATCGCTTCCCGTTCGCAAAATTGCTGCTGTAGGCGATGTAGAGATGGCGCGTCCAGGGGGCGATGAATTACCGTTTGTATACTCTGGAACATTGGTGGTGCAGGGACAGGGGATCGTCAAGGTGCGATCGATCGGTTCTCAGACAGAGATGGGGAAGATTGGCAACGCTTTACAAAAAGTGCAGCCAGAAGTGACTCCCTTGCAACGAGAAATGAATCGGTTGGTGAATCGCTTATTTGGCATCGCTTTATCGCTGTGTGTAGCGATCGTGGTAATTTATGGAGCCACCACCGGAAATTGGCTCAAAGGAGTGCTGGCAGGGATTACGTTAGCGATGGCAATTTTGCCGAATGAATTTCCAGTTGTCGTCACGATCTTCCTCGTCTTGGGAGCTTGGCGGATTTCTCAAAATCATGTCTTAACACGTCGCACTTCTGCTGTCGAAACTGTCGGTTCGGCAACAGTTTTATGTGTAGATAAAACGGGGACGCTGACGCTAAATCAGATGGCTGTGCAGCAGTTATTCGCTTACAACCATGCCGAAAACCCTCAGCCTTACGATTTAGCATTGCATTCACAAATGCCACTCCCTGAAGCGGTTCACGCATTAGTTGAGTTCTGTATTCTCGCCAGCCAGAGAGATCCCTTCGATCCGATGGAGAAGGCGTTTAAAGAATTGGGAGATCGATCTCTGGCAAATACCGAACATTTACACAATAATTGGACGCTATTGAGAGAATATCCGCTTTCACCAGATTTACTGGCAATGTCGCATGTCTGGCGATCGGCAGATGACAAGCAGTATGAAATTGCCACCAAAGGCGCACCAGAAGCGATCGCGAATCTCTGTCATTTTACGCCCCAACAGCAGAAAATTCTGACAGTACAAGTCAGTGAAATGGCGACGCAAGGATTGCGGGTATTGGGTGTTGCCAAAGCGTCTCTGCTAGATGCACCGCAGCCATTTTTGCCACCGCATCCAGTGCTTACGCCCGAACATTTACCGGACAAACAACACGATTTCCCTTTTCAATTTCTCGGCTTAGTCGGACTCTCAGATCCAGTCCGCCCAACTGTGGCGGCGGCGATTCAAGAATGCCATACGGCTGGGATTCGCGTGGTAATGATTACGGGTGACTATCCAGAAACTGCCCAAACGATCGCTCGTCAGGTGGGCTTGCAAACTGGAGACACGATAACTGGAGCGGAATTGGATGGCATGAGTGAAACCGAACTCCAGCAGCGGATTGAGAATACCAGTATCTTTGCCCGCGCCGTTCCCGAACAGAAATTACGAATCGTGAATGCCCTCAAAGATAAGGGTGAAGTCGTCGCGATGACTGGCGATGGAGTGAATGATGCTCCTGCGCTCAAAGCTGCCCAAATCGGGATTGCAATGGGGCAACGCGGCACGGATGTTGCGCGGGAGTCGGCGGCGTTAGTGTTATTGGATGATGATTTTTCATCGATCGTTCAAGCCGTCAAATTAGGACGAAGAATTTTTGATAATCTCCGCAAAGCCATGTCATATTTGCTGGCAATTCATATTCCGATTGCAGGGATATCATTGATTCCCGTTCTGTTTAAATTGCCATTAGTATTACTACCGATTCACGTTGCCTTTCTACATTTGATTATCGATCCAGCTTGCTCGATCGTCTTGGAAGCTGAACCCGCCGAAGCAAATGTCATGAAGCGTCCACCTCGCAATCCTAAAGAACCATTATTCGGCAGGAAAACTTTGGGTTTAGCCCTGCTCCAAGGGGGCGGAATCTTCGTAATTATTCTGACAGTATTTGCGATCGCTACATACCGCAAGCAAGGTGAATTAGATATTCGTGCGCTAACGTTTACGACATTAATGCTGGCTAATCTCGGACTAATTCTGAGTGAAGGTTCGACCTCGCGCCTAAGTCTGCAAATACTAAAATCCCCGAATCCTGCCCTGTGGTGGGTGATTGGTGGAGGAGTATTCTTTCTGGCGATCGTCCTGTACATTCCATTCGTGCGGGACTTGTTTAGTTTCTCCTTTTTACACCCGATCGATCTGGCTATTAGTCTACTTGGTGGAGTGATTAGCTTACTCTGGTTTGAACTATTAAAGCAAACTTCAAAAACAAGATTGTAG
- a CDS encoding pyridoxamine 5'-phosphate oxidase family protein — protein MLDIDEMSSTEIYELLRKVGYGHLGFIHEGKPYVMPMHYYIEDENIYLFTTEGMKTHDIDASPEICLQVEEIVNDPLHWRSVIVMGEAKRLTEKAEIARVQKLIKEINPTLSPAINRTWIDSWGRAEVISIYRVYPSEMSGRTTDGVSSRMMVG, from the coding sequence ATGTTAGATATCGACGAAATGAGTTCCACAGAAATCTACGAACTGTTACGCAAAGTTGGCTATGGACATCTTGGTTTCATTCATGAAGGAAAACCCTATGTAATGCCGATGCATTATTACATTGAAGATGAAAATATTTATCTGTTTACCACTGAGGGAATGAAGACTCATGACATCGATGCCAGCCCAGAAATCTGCCTCCAAGTCGAAGAGATAGTTAACGATCCGCTCCACTGGCGGAGTGTAATTGTGATGGGAGAAGCCAAACGATTGACCGAGAAAGCAGAGATCGCACGGGTACAAAAATTAATCAAAGAGATTAACCCTACACTTTCTCCCGCAATTAATCGCACTTGGATCGACTCGTGGGGACGGGCAGAAGTAATTTCCATCTATCGTGTTTATCCGAGCGAAATGAGCGGACGCACGACTGATGGTGTCAGCAGCCGGATGATGGTTGGATAA